GATATATTCTTACAAATAACCACGTAGTTGAAGGAGCTGACAAGGTAAAGGTTACTCTTCTTGACGGACGCTCCTTTAATGCAAAAAAAATAGGACAAGATCCGACATTTGATTTGGCAGTAATTAAAATTGAAGCAAAAGATCTCCCTGTACTTCCTTTGGGAGATTCAGATTTAACAGAAGTGGGAGAATGGGTTGTTGCCATAGGCAATCCGTTGGGATTTGAAAACTCTGTAACAGCTGGAGTAATCTCTGCTAAAAACAGAACCCTCCAAGCTCCGGATATTAATTTTCAAGGATTTATGCAGACAGACGCAGCTATAAACCCTGGTAACAGCGGTGGTCCTCTTATAGATCTTAATGGGGATGTGGTCGGAATAAATACTGCTATAGTTCCTTATGCCCAAGGTATTGGTTTCGCGGTTCCAATAAATATGGCCAAGCAAATAATGGAAGATCTTATTAGACATGGCGAAGTGCGTCGTGGCTGGTTGGGAGTAACAGTCCAACCTCTATCAGCTTCACTTGTTGAATCATATAAAATTCCGGTAAAAGAAGGGTCCATAATTGCTGATATACAAAAAGGTTCTCCTGCACAAAAATATGGTCTTGCGCGGGGAGACGTAATTGTATCCATCGGAGGAGAAAAAGTTAAAAATAGTCAGGATGTAGTTTTCTTTGTACGCAACAAACTCTCCGGAGACAAAGTGGTTTTTGAAGTATATAGATCTGGTAAAAAGAAAACCATAGAAGTTGTACTGGGAGATATAGCAGGATCCAAAGCCTCAGAAATTTCTGGAAAACAGACACAACCTAATTCGACTTTACCTAATAAAGCAACGAAAATGGGGATAACTGTTGTTGAAAACAACGAAGAACTTTCAGAGCGCTACAAAACAAAAGAAACAGAAGGATTAGTCGTAATTGAAGTTACACCGGGTTCACCAGGGCATCAACTAGGTCTTCGGCAGGGAGATGTTATCCTTGAAGTAAATAGAAGGAAAATGACGTCAGTAAATGAATGGAAGAGAGCAATGGATGAGAAGAATAAAGCCTTAGGGCTATTAATTTCAAGAGGTGGACAGACTCTTTTTATCTCGGTTGAAATGTAAGATAAAAATAAAATGTTATAAGATACAGAATATATAAAAAGGAGATAAACTACCGTTTATCTCCTTTTTATATATGATAAAATTATAGTAGTCTTATCATTAGCTAGGCATGGTCAGAGGGGGAATTAAAATGACAGAAGTTAAAAAAAGAGACAACGGCGAAATTTCGCACGAATATTTAGGTAATGGAGAAGTAGATCCAAAACAAGAGTTAGAAGATCTGAAAAATGAAATTAGAGCTTTGAAAGAGCATATTGAGGGAAATGCTGTAAAAAAACTTGATTTTGATAAATTAAAAGAAAAGCTCGGTAGTGGTTCTGATTACGTATTAAACGCGATAAGACCTATCATTGAAAAGTATGAAAATCCTAGTAGGCAAATGGCGGAAAAGGTTGAGACAAAAGTAGCCGAGAATCCTTTTCTTTCTCTAGTAGTTGCTTTTGGTGCAGGAATAGTAATCGGGTCACTTTTGAATTTTTGCGGTAAACATATATCAAACGATTAATATAATTCAATTCACGTTAAATGAGGTGTTTAGTTGGGTATAATATCTAATATTATCATTAGTTTTATGGAGCTTTTGGAGGCAGAAGGTAGAGTAGCTAAGCACAATG
The nucleotide sequence above comes from Synergistaceae bacterium. Encoded proteins:
- a CDS encoding Do family serine endopeptidase, translated to MDQGIFKTFKRVLVAGLAGVLIFAGGAFGSYVASDTITAFFKKSAPRTETTTLPKAEEKTPSKTNTKNVYNGNPIVDIAKRSSSAVVNIDVETMVKQRRVASPFSGDPFFEEFFGEGFLRENQERMVPRKGKGSGFIVSKEGYILTNNHVVEGADKVKVTLLDGRSFNAKKIGQDPTFDLAVIKIEAKDLPVLPLGDSDLTEVGEWVVAIGNPLGFENSVTAGVISAKNRTLQAPDINFQGFMQTDAAINPGNSGGPLIDLNGDVVGINTAIVPYAQGIGFAVPINMAKQIMEDLIRHGEVRRGWLGVTVQPLSASLVESYKIPVKEGSIIADIQKGSPAQKYGLARGDVIVSIGGEKVKNSQDVVFFVRNKLSGDKVVFEVYRSGKKKTIEVVLGDIAGSKASEISGKQTQPNSTLPNKATKMGITVVENNEELSERYKTKETEGLVVIEVTPGSPGHQLGLRQGDVILEVNRRKMTSVNEWKRAMDEKNKALGLLISRGGQTLFISVEM